A single genomic interval of Halorubrum aethiopicum harbors:
- a CDS encoding NAD(P)-dependent oxidoreductase, with amino-acid sequence MSDQPDVVVLREGTEGLSMGSYAETLRERLPDREVALARTPAEERELVPRARVVTGITVEEAQIADADRLELFACTFAGTDHVPVEALTDRGVAVTNAGGIHAPGIAEQSIANMLVFARRLHEGWRRKSNAEWRHFQSYEFTGSTVTVIGLGSIGQHVVERLEGFDVETIGVRYTPSKGGPTDEVVGFEEDAIHDALSRSDYVVVACPLNDLTRGLIGEAELATLPPHAVVVNAARGGIVDTDALVSALRSSGLRGAALDVTDPEPLPADHPLWDLENCLVTPHTGGHTPKHWDRLADIVADNVAALDAGGDPADLRNLVAAPDGD; translated from the coding sequence ATGAGCGACCAGCCAGATGTCGTCGTCCTCCGCGAGGGGACCGAGGGACTGTCGATGGGATCGTACGCCGAGACGCTCCGCGAGCGCCTGCCCGACCGCGAGGTCGCGCTGGCGCGGACGCCCGCGGAGGAGCGCGAACTCGTCCCGCGGGCGCGGGTCGTCACCGGGATCACGGTCGAGGAGGCGCAGATCGCCGACGCCGACCGCCTGGAGCTGTTCGCGTGTACCTTCGCCGGCACCGACCACGTCCCCGTCGAGGCGCTCACGGACCGCGGCGTGGCCGTCACCAACGCCGGCGGGATCCACGCGCCGGGGATCGCGGAGCAGTCCATCGCCAACATGCTCGTGTTCGCCCGCCGGCTCCACGAGGGGTGGCGGCGCAAGTCGAACGCGGAGTGGCGGCACTTCCAGTCGTACGAGTTCACGGGCAGCACCGTCACCGTGATCGGGCTCGGCTCCATCGGCCAGCACGTCGTCGAGCGCCTCGAGGGGTTCGACGTGGAGACGATCGGAGTCCGCTACACCCCCTCGAAAGGCGGCCCGACCGACGAGGTCGTCGGCTTCGAGGAGGACGCCATCCACGACGCCCTCTCCCGCAGCGACTACGTCGTCGTCGCGTGCCCGCTCAACGACCTCACGCGCGGGCTGATCGGCGAGGCGGAGCTGGCGACGCTGCCGCCGCACGCCGTCGTCGTCAACGCCGCCCGCGGCGGGATCGTCGACACCGACGCCCTGGTGTCCGCGCTCCGCTCCAGCGGGCTCCGCGGGGCCGCCCTCGACGTGACCGACCCCGAGCCGCTGCCCGCGGACCACCCGCTCTGGGACCTCGAGAACTGCCTGGTCACGCCCCACACCGGCGGTCACACGCCGAAACACTGGGACCGGCTCGCCGACATCGTCGCCGACAACGTCGCCGCGCTCGACGCCGGCGGCGACCCCGCCGACCTCCGGAACCTCGTCGCCGCGCCCGACGGGGACTGA
- a CDS encoding DUF4870 domain-containing protein, translating to METDRSTAGDAVDAVDAVVEEPTNDPLAGEESTDVEATSGIDETETTGSGTTADTATGTGLEPAVAGALSYLLGPITGVLFYVLEPEDAFVRFHAVQSTLVFGGLFVASMVLSVVLTLVSFVPGVGWIAAAVLGIGSLLLTPVAFLAWAFLMYEAYQGEEYAVPLVGSYARRYAAVGE from the coding sequence ATGGAAACCGACCGGTCAACCGCCGGAGACGCCGTCGATGCCGTCGACGCCGTCGTCGAGGAGCCGACGAACGACCCGCTCGCGGGAGAGGAATCGACGGACGTGGAGGCGACGAGCGGGATCGACGAGACGGAGACGACCGGATCGGGAACGACCGCCGATACGGCGACCGGTACCGGGCTCGAACCCGCCGTCGCGGGCGCGCTCAGCTACCTGCTCGGACCGATCACGGGCGTGTTGTTCTACGTCTTGGAGCCCGAGGACGCCTTCGTCCGGTTCCACGCCGTCCAGAGCACGCTGGTCTTCGGCGGGCTGTTCGTCGCCTCGATGGTCCTCTCGGTCGTCCTGACGCTGGTGTCGTTCGTCCCCGGCGTCGGCTGGATCGCGGCGGCGGTACTGGGGATCGGAAGCCTGCTCCTCACGCCGGTCGCGTTCCTCGCGTGGGCGTTCCTGATGTACGAGGCGTACCAGGGAGAGGAGTACGCGGTGCCGCTCGTGGGCTCGTACGCCCGACGGTACGCGGCCGTCGGCGAGTGA
- a CDS encoding amidohydrolase: protein MTRPVAERLVETRRGLHEHPEPGWREFYTTSRLVEEIERIGVDELAVGREAYDPDDRMGVLDDDAYEMWVDRARDLGAREDVLERTAGGVTGCVAVLERGEGPTVGLRVDIDGLFIEESDDEDHVPAREGFRSDVDGVMHACGHDAHMTMGLATLEAVKESDFSGRLVVFFQPAEELGGGGHPMAESRFIEGIDYLFAVHVGLGHPTGRVVAGIERALAIAHVEAVFRGTSAHAGKSPEEGDNAMQALGTAISNAYGIPRHSEGMTRVNVGYAEAGSASNVIADRARVEAEARGETTALKEYGKSRLKRAFRGAAESHGCELEFEVTTECPRADSDPELADHVASVAEGIEGVTEVLPVADFGASEDATYLMDRVQSNGGLATYMIVGTDHPTGHHSPTFDVDEESLPIGVGVLTEAILGVEGGDVSADGDVPTTDGGSTGTDADR, encoded by the coding sequence ATGACACGACCCGTGGCGGAGCGGCTGGTCGAGACGCGCCGAGGGCTTCACGAACACCCCGAGCCCGGCTGGCGCGAGTTCTACACGACGAGCCGGCTGGTCGAGGAGATAGAGCGGATCGGCGTCGACGAGCTCGCGGTCGGGAGGGAGGCGTACGACCCCGACGACCGGATGGGCGTCCTCGATGACGACGCCTACGAGATGTGGGTCGACCGCGCCCGCGACCTCGGCGCGCGCGAGGACGTGCTCGAACGGACCGCGGGGGGAGTCACCGGCTGCGTGGCCGTCCTCGAGCGCGGCGAGGGGCCGACCGTCGGGCTCAGGGTCGACATCGACGGCCTGTTCATCGAGGAGTCGGACGACGAAGATCACGTTCCCGCCCGCGAGGGGTTCCGGTCGGACGTCGACGGCGTGATGCACGCCTGCGGTCACGACGCCCACATGACCATGGGGCTCGCGACGCTGGAGGCCGTGAAGGAGAGCGACTTCTCCGGCCGGCTCGTGGTCTTCTTCCAGCCCGCCGAGGAGCTCGGCGGCGGCGGCCACCCGATGGCGGAGAGCCGGTTCATCGAGGGGATCGACTACCTGTTCGCGGTCCACGTCGGCCTCGGCCACCCCACCGGACGGGTCGTCGCCGGCATCGAGCGGGCGCTCGCGATCGCCCACGTCGAGGCCGTCTTTCGCGGCACCTCGGCGCACGCCGGCAAGTCCCCCGAGGAGGGCGACAACGCGATGCAGGCGCTCGGCACCGCCATCTCGAACGCGTACGGGATCCCCAGACACAGCGAGGGGATGACCCGCGTGAACGTGGGCTACGCGGAGGCGGGGAGCGCGAGCAACGTGATCGCCGACCGCGCGCGCGTCGAGGCGGAGGCCCGCGGCGAGACGACGGCGCTCAAGGAGTACGGAAAGTCCAGGCTGAAACGGGCGTTCCGCGGGGCTGCGGAGTCGCACGGCTGCGAACTCGAGTTCGAGGTCACGACCGAGTGCCCGCGGGCGGACAGCGACCCCGAACTCGCCGACCACGTCGCCTCCGTCGCCGAGGGGATCGAGGGCGTGACCGAGGTGCTGCCGGTCGCGGACTTCGGCGCGAGCGAGGACGCCACGTACCTGATGGACCGCGTCCAGTCGAACGGCGGGCTCGCGACGTACATGATCGTCGGCACCGACCACCCCACCGGTCACCACTCCCCGACGTTCGACGTCGACGAGGAGAGCCTGCCGATCGGCGTCGGGGTGTTGACGGAGGCGATCCTCGGCGTCGAAGGCGGCGACGTTTCGGCCGACGGCGACGTCCCGACGACGGACGGCGGTTCGACGGGGACCGACGCCGATCGATGA
- the ilvA gene encoding threonine ammonia-lyase: protein MTAPVSIGDVEAARERLDGVAHRTPLDRSRTFTERSGAASVGLKLENHQRTGSFKIRGAYNAMARLSPAERDAGVIAASAGNHAQGVALAGELLGIDAEIVVPEVTPASKIEATRGYGATVVVEGDIYERAYEHALDRAEATGRTFVHPFDDEAVIAGQGTVGLELREQYPEIDTVCVAIGGGGLISGVATALLAADDDVRVVGVQPEGALHAKPSIERDELVELSDVDTVAEGIADTRMLETTWRVVRERVDEVVAVTDRELSVAVTLLAERAKTVAEAAGAAPVAALCSDDLDVTGEHVAAVVSGGNVNLTDHAELTRTGLAELGRYAEARLLVDGWPRALGDLTDAVADRGAELDGFERGERRRSDDPNRVPVTVRIEGSGPDHLRGTLDALADLDGVAVASRSLEG, encoded by the coding sequence ATGACGGCTCCGGTCTCGATCGGGGACGTGGAGGCGGCCCGCGAGCGCCTCGACGGCGTCGCCCACCGGACCCCGCTCGACCGGTCGCGAACGTTCACCGAGCGGAGCGGCGCGGCCTCGGTCGGGCTCAAACTCGAGAATCACCAGCGGACCGGCTCGTTCAAGATCCGCGGGGCGTACAACGCGATGGCCCGGCTCTCGCCCGCCGAGCGCGACGCCGGCGTCATCGCGGCGAGCGCGGGCAACCACGCGCAGGGAGTCGCGCTCGCGGGCGAGCTGCTCGGGATCGACGCGGAGATCGTCGTCCCCGAGGTGACGCCCGCCTCGAAGATCGAGGCCACGCGGGGGTACGGCGCGACCGTCGTCGTCGAGGGAGATATCTACGAGCGGGCCTACGAGCACGCGCTCGATCGCGCGGAGGCGACCGGCCGGACCTTCGTCCACCCGTTCGACGACGAGGCGGTGATCGCCGGCCAGGGGACCGTCGGGCTCGAACTCCGCGAGCAGTACCCCGAGATCGACACGGTCTGTGTCGCCATCGGCGGCGGCGGGCTGATATCCGGGGTCGCGACCGCACTGCTCGCGGCCGACGACGACGTCCGCGTCGTGGGCGTCCAGCCGGAGGGCGCGCTTCACGCCAAGCCCTCGATCGAGCGGGACGAGCTCGTCGAGCTCTCGGACGTGGACACGGTCGCCGAGGGTATCGCCGACACCCGGATGCTCGAGACGACGTGGCGGGTCGTCCGCGAGCGAGTCGACGAGGTCGTCGCCGTCACCGACCGGGAGCTGTCCGTCGCCGTCACCTTGCTCGCCGAGCGGGCGAAGACGGTCGCGGAGGCCGCGGGGGCCGCGCCGGTCGCCGCGCTCTGCTCCGACGACCTCGACGTGACGGGTGAACACGTCGCGGCGGTCGTCTCCGGCGGCAACGTGAACCTCACCGACCACGCGGAGCTGACCCGGACCGGCCTCGCCGAGCTCGGCCGCTACGCCGAGGCCCGCCTCCTCGTCGACGGCTGGCCGCGCGCGCTCGGCGATCTCACCGACGCGGTCGCGGACCGCGGGGCGGAGCTCGACGGGTTCGAGCGGGGGGAACGCCGGCGGAGCGACGACCCGAACCGAGTCCCCGTGACCGTACGGATCGAGGGCAGCGGCCCCGATCACCTCCGCGGGACGCTCGACGCGCTCGCCGACCTCGACGGCGTCGCGGTGGCGTCGCGGTCGCTCGAGGGGTAG